From a region of the Triticum aestivum cultivar Chinese Spring chromosome 7D, IWGSC CS RefSeq v2.1, whole genome shotgun sequence genome:
- the LOC123165640 gene encoding probable sugar phosphate/phosphate translocator At3g14410: MERNGGKQQQQQQLETAAPAPAPRKGAWRDGAVTYFHLLFYIAISGGQIFFNKWVLSSKEINFPYPVALTLLHMLFSSVVCFAATKIFKVIKIDEGMTTDVYVSSVIPIGAMFAMTLWLGNSAYLYISVAFAQMLKAIMPVAVFLLGTAFGLEEMNCKMLAIMSIISVGVIVASVGEITISWVGVVYQMGGVVAEALRLIFIEIFLKKKGVRLNLISMMYYVSPCSAFCLFIPWLFLEKPKMDASISWNFPPVTLFLNCMCTFVLNLSVFLVISRTSALTARVTGVVRDWSVVLLSAAIFADTKLTFINIVGYAIAIVGVVAYNNHKLKPQVNQQQGADSKVSPGSPRHVEIPLNSTKESS, translated from the exons ATGGAGAGAAATGgcgggaagcagcagcagcagcagcagctggagacggcggcgccggcgccggcgccgaggaAGGGTGCGTGGCGGGACGGCGCCGTCACCTACTTCCACCTCCTCTTCTACATCGCCATCTCCGGCGGCCAGATCTTCTTCAACAAG TGGGTGCTATCCTCAAAAGAGATCAACTTCCCCTATCCAGTGGCACTAACTTTGCTGCATATGCTCTTCTCATCTGTAGTATGCTTTGCAGCTACAAAGATTTTCAAG GTCATAAAGATTGATGAAGGAATGACTACAGATGT ATATGTGAGTTCAGTCATTCCAATTGGAGCAATGTTTGCAATGACACTTTGGCTAGGGAACAGTGCATACCTCTACATATCTGTTGCATTTGCACAGATGTTGAAGGCAATAA TGCCTGTAGCCGTGTTTCTCCTTGGAACAGCATTTGGCCTTGAAGAAATGAACTGTAAAATGCTTGCTATCATGTCTATCATCAGCGTGGGAGTTATTGTGGCCTCTGTTGGTGAAATTACAATCAGCTGGGTCGGAGTGGTGTATCAGATGGGTGGAGTTGTAGCGGAGGCCCTTAGACTTATCTTTATCGAGATATTTTTGAAGAAGAAGGGTGTTAGACTGAACTTGATATCCATGATGTACTATGTTAGCCCTTGCAG TGCCTTTTGCCTGTTCATTCCCTGGTTGTTCTTAGAGAAGCCAAAGATGGATGCAAGTATTTCATGGAACTTCCCACCAGTTACATTGTTCTTAAACTGCATGTGCACATTCGTACTTAATCTGTCAGTTTTCCTTGTCATTTCCCGGACAAGTGCACTGACAGCTCGTGTTACTGGAGTTGTGAGAGATTGGAGTGTGGTGCTGCTGTCAGCTGCTATTTTTGCTGATACAAAGCTTACCTTCATAAACATAGTTGGCTATGCCATAG CCATAGTAGGTGTTGTTGCATATAACAATCATAAGCTTAAACCCCAAGTGAACCAGCAGCAGGGTGCTGACAGCAAAGTCAGCCCAGGAAGCCCTCGACATGTCGAGATACCATTGAACTCTACAAAAGAATCTTCATAA